One genomic segment of Vicinamibacterales bacterium includes these proteins:
- the mtnB gene encoding methylthioribulose 1-phosphate dehydratase, which translates to MNFERAAADLVAAGRRFDARGWVLGTSGNFSAVLTREPLRLAITRSGVHKGALAPDDILEIDDAGASLRSGQGRPSAETQLHLEIVARRGAGAVMHTHSIWSTLLSGRTAADGGVAIEGYEMLKGLDGITTHDHREWIPVIDNDQDIPRLSLVVRRVLDQHPACHAFLLRRHGLYTWGATLPDAVRHVEILEFLLESVGRAGYSSAVPEEAAPWRS; encoded by the coding sequence ATGAACTTTGAGCGGGCGGCGGCGGATCTGGTCGCCGCGGGGCGGCGGTTCGACGCACGCGGGTGGGTGCTGGGGACCAGCGGCAACTTCAGCGCCGTTCTCACCCGCGAGCCGCTGCGGCTGGCGATCACGCGCAGCGGCGTGCACAAAGGCGCGCTGGCCCCTGACGACATCCTCGAAATCGACGACGCCGGCGCCAGCCTGCGCAGCGGACAGGGACGCCCGTCCGCCGAGACACAGCTGCACCTGGAGATCGTCGCGAGACGCGGCGCCGGCGCCGTCATGCACACCCATTCGATCTGGTCGACGCTCCTGTCGGGCCGCACCGCGGCGGACGGCGGCGTCGCCATCGAGGGCTACGAGATGCTGAAGGGACTCGACGGCATCACCACCCACGACCATCGGGAATGGATCCCGGTGATCGACAACGACCAGGACATCCCGCGGCTCTCGCTGGTCGTCCGCCGCGTGCTGGACCAGCACCCCGCCTGCCACGCGTTCCTGCTGCGACGGCACGGGTTGTACACTTGGGGAGCCACCCTGCCGGACGCCGTCCGGCACGTCGAGATCCTGGAGTTCCTGCTGGAAAGCGTGGGGCGCGCGGGCTACAGCAGCGCCGTCCCAGAGGAGGCCGCACCATGGCGCTCGTGA
- a CDS encoding amidohydrolase family protein: protein MRIPTATAIIFTAALAAGAGLVAQSTTTTPQQPPAGGGEARGRGQGRGGAPRVDIKDGEECPPGMAEVRNNSCQAPVAPPPSIVDYRPRSTVVAEQHLVPKAKFPVIDVHTHGTSNYVSSPERVKEMDALNLRVLIDLSGGSDPARIKDKVDAINASPFKDRFRVFANVAWEGAGGPGWEQKALADLRAAVKNGAIGLKVFKDLGLRHKKADGSRLAVDDPALDPVWALCGELGIPVIIHTAEPQEFFSPVDNHNERWLELNLFPNRQSPPSVYPTFEQLMKERDHMFSKHPKTRFIGAHFNWYGNDLGRAARQLDTQPNVFLEVAAVLYEFGRQPHAAAQFFTKYQDRVLFGKDTYEITEYPYYWRVFETRDEYFDYYRPYHAFWKLYGMGLPDPVLKKLYYQNALRVYPGLPQGGWPK, encoded by the coding sequence ATGCGGATCCCTACAGCGACAGCAATTATTTTCACGGCCGCGCTCGCGGCCGGCGCCGGACTCGTCGCCCAGAGCACGACTACGACGCCTCAGCAGCCGCCCGCCGGCGGAGGCGAGGCACGCGGACGCGGACAAGGACGCGGCGGCGCGCCGCGCGTCGACATCAAGGACGGGGAGGAATGCCCGCCCGGGATGGCCGAGGTGCGCAACAACAGCTGCCAGGCGCCCGTCGCGCCGCCTCCGAGCATCGTCGACTACCGGCCGCGGTCGACCGTCGTCGCCGAACAGCACCTCGTGCCGAAGGCGAAGTTCCCCGTCATCGACGTGCACACCCACGGTACGTCGAACTACGTGAGCAGCCCGGAGCGCGTGAAAGAGATGGACGCGCTCAACCTGCGCGTGCTGATCGATCTGTCAGGCGGCTCGGACCCGGCGCGGATCAAGGACAAGGTCGACGCGATCAACGCGAGCCCTTTCAAGGATCGCTTCCGCGTCTTTGCCAACGTCGCGTGGGAAGGAGCCGGCGGCCCCGGATGGGAGCAGAAGGCGCTCGCGGATCTACGCGCCGCCGTGAAGAACGGCGCGATCGGCTTGAAGGTCTTCAAAGATCTCGGGCTGCGCCACAAGAAGGCGGATGGCTCCAGGCTGGCGGTGGACGATCCCGCGCTGGATCCGGTCTGGGCGCTCTGCGGCGAGCTGGGCATCCCGGTCATCATTCACACCGCCGAGCCGCAGGAGTTCTTCTCGCCGGTGGACAACCACAACGAGCGCTGGCTGGAGCTGAACCTGTTCCCGAACCGCCAGAGCCCGCCCAGCGTCTACCCGACCTTCGAGCAGTTGATGAAGGAACGGGATCACATGTTCTCGAAGCACCCGAAGACGCGGTTCATCGGCGCCCACTTCAACTGGTACGGCAACGATCTGGGCCGCGCCGCGCGCCAGCTCGACACCCAGCCGAACGTGTTCCTCGAGGTCGCGGCGGTGCTCTACGAGTTCGGCCGGCAGCCGCACGCCGCTGCACAGTTCTTCACGAAGTACCAGGATCGCGTCCTGTTCGGGAAGGACACCTACGAGATCACCGAGTATCCGTACTACTGGCGCGTGTTCGAGACGCGGGACGAATACTTCGATTATTACCGTCCTTATCACGCCTTCTGGAAGCTGTACGGGATGGGGCTGCCCGACCCGGTGTTGAAGAAGCTGTATTACCAGAATGCCCTGCGGGTCTATCCCGGCCTCCCGCAGGGCGGCTGGCCCAAGTAG
- the mtnC gene encoding acireductone synthase, which yields MILLDIEGTTTPIAFVTGTLVPYARAHLVPFLEREGRAGEAPGLLAEMDRDSKSTALKEVQGRIWEQGYERGELIAPVYPDVAPAFARWRSQGHALGIFSSGSVLAQQCLFRRTTAGDLTPHLQWYFDTNTGPKREPASYASIAAIAGTPAAEILFISDAAAELDAARAAGMRTALADRPGNLPQPSHTHRIIHTFDELP from the coding sequence TTGATCCTGCTCGACATCGAAGGCACGACGACCCCGATCGCCTTCGTCACCGGGACGCTCGTGCCCTACGCCCGGGCGCACCTCGTTCCGTTCCTCGAGCGGGAAGGGCGCGCCGGCGAGGCGCCGGGCCTTCTCGCCGAGATGGACCGCGACAGCAAGTCCACCGCGCTCAAAGAGGTGCAGGGGCGGATCTGGGAACAAGGCTACGAGCGCGGCGAGCTGATCGCGCCGGTGTATCCGGACGTCGCGCCGGCATTCGCGCGCTGGCGCAGCCAGGGACACGCGCTCGGCATCTTCTCGTCGGGCAGCGTGCTCGCGCAGCAGTGTCTCTTCCGGCGGACCACAGCGGGCGATCTCACGCCGCATCTGCAGTGGTACTTCGACACGAACACGGGCCCGAAGCGCGAGCCGGCGAGCTACGCGAGCATCGCCGCCATCGCCGGCACCCCCGCGGCGGAGATCCTCTTCATCTCCGACGCCGCCGCGGAGCTCGACGCCGCGCGCGCGGCGGGGATGCGCACGGCGCTGGCGGATCGCCCCGGCAACCTCCCGCAACCGTCACACACGCATCGCATCATTCACACGTTCGACGAACTACCGTAG
- a CDS encoding cupin domain-containing protein: MALVRIPAQEVTLRDAAEVTAFLASHGIDYERWTPSQPVAADAGADAVLAAYAHEIETLKQRGGYVTADVIDVKPDTPNLDMMLAKFSREHWHDEDEVRFIIEGRGLFHIHPAAGPVFAIEVEAGDLIRVPRGTHHWFDLCVDKRIRAIRLFQDVSGWTPHYTDSGVDQGFEPVCFGPAYVP; the protein is encoded by the coding sequence ATGGCGCTCGTGAGAATTCCCGCCCAAGAGGTGACACTGCGCGACGCGGCGGAAGTCACCGCGTTCCTCGCGTCCCACGGCATCGACTACGAACGCTGGACGCCGTCGCAGCCGGTCGCGGCCGACGCCGGGGCCGACGCGGTGCTCGCCGCCTACGCACATGAAATCGAGACGCTCAAGCAGCGCGGCGGCTACGTCACGGCGGACGTCATCGACGTGAAACCGGACACGCCGAACCTGGACATGATGCTCGCGAAGTTCAGCCGCGAGCACTGGCACGACGAGGACGAGGTCCGCTTCATCATCGAAGGCCGGGGCCTGTTCCACATCCATCCGGCCGCGGGACCGGTGTTCGCAATCGAGGTGGAGGCCGGCGACCTGATTCGCGTGCCGCGCGGCACGCACCACTGGTTCGATCTCTGCGTCGACAAGCGGATCCGCGCCATCCGGCTGTTCCAGGATGTCTCGGGCTGGACGCCGCACTATACCGACAGCGGCGTCGACCAAGGCTTCGAGCCGGTCTGCTTCGGCCCGGCATACGTCCCGTGA
- a CDS encoding DUF2911 domain-containing protein, with protein MRRKLIIAFMGMLAAALALHVVLGAQAPDESRPQRTESQSGVKPSQHGSVAQQVAATRISIEYNRPVARGRELFGALVPYDRVWCPGADDCTTLTVSTPVRIESQELAAGTYTVWARPGAEKWTIILNAAHPVFHTRYESVADRNALQLDIAPRTGPHMETLAFYFPVVNGRHAELVLHWGTVVVPLRIDVP; from the coding sequence ATGAGGCGAAAGCTTATCATCGCGTTCATGGGCATGTTGGCCGCCGCGCTGGCGCTTCACGTCGTCCTTGGCGCGCAGGCGCCCGACGAGAGCCGGCCCCAGCGGACGGAGTCTCAGTCGGGAGTGAAACCGAGCCAGCACGGATCGGTGGCGCAGCAGGTCGCGGCAACGAGGATCTCGATCGAATACAACCGGCCGGTGGCGCGCGGCCGCGAGCTGTTCGGCGCGCTGGTGCCGTACGATCGCGTGTGGTGTCCGGGCGCGGACGACTGCACGACGCTGACGGTGTCGACGCCGGTCAGGATCGAGTCGCAGGAGCTTGCCGCGGGCACCTACACGGTGTGGGCGCGTCCGGGCGCGGAGAAGTGGACGATCATTCTCAATGCCGCGCACCCGGTGTTCCATACGCGGTATGAGTCGGTCGCGGACCGCAACGCGCTGCAGCTCGACATCGCGCCGCGCACCGGGCCGCACATGGAAACGCTCGCCTTCTACTTCCCGGTCGTGAACGGCCGGCACGCGGAGCTGGTGCTGCACTGGGGCACCGTGGTCGTGCCGCTGCGCATCGACGTGCCGTGA